A window of Phragmites australis chromosome 2, lpPhrAust1.1, whole genome shotgun sequence genomic DNA:
TAAGCTCTTTGCAATCAAGTTTGCTTTGTCTGTCAAGCAACACCCCATTTGAGGCCATTAGTTGGCGTTGTTTGAAGAGACACCCTACAGCTACAACCTCAGTATTAGGGGTAAAAGAAATATTCTTCTCCAATTTCATTCCACGAGGACAGCAGAAACCCATGATGTCGACAACAGCAACATTATAACGTaaatcataatttttcaatGTCCCTTTGACACGTCGTTTATTTCTAAGGTACACTTGAATCTGCAATGACAAGGTTTTAACCAGTGTCATAAATGGACAAACAAAATGCACAAACAATGATTAGCACTGCCGGCACCAACCCGCAAGTTATCATCAATCTTGTTTCCATCACCAAAAATTCTGACCAAACTCGCTGAAGTAAGAATTCTCGTGGAATAACGACCAATAAATATGCCTGTGCAAGCAAAACGCCTTTCATCTCCTGCAAAGATCATAATCTGATCTTTAATTATCAattgaataaaattttaaaacagtTATGAGAATATCACAACACAATCACCATTGAAAGAAGCAAGTGAGACAACACATTCACTAAGTGACCCTCCATACTAGAGTCTTCTTAGTAAATCCTTTAACAGAAAGATAGAAGTAGCATTATCCATAGAGATAGAATCAGTACTATAGAGAATTTGGTCTCTAATgctatcataagaatttaggagtgaacacaagaacaagataGCCAAATGTTCCTTATCCATAGAACTATCTGCATTCTAATAGTTAAGCACCGTCTTGTTGAACTCATCAGTATATTGCTTGATAGGAGTGCGTTATTGCATACGCATCCTAAACAAGCGCATCATAAGGTAGAAACTATTTGAGAGTGAATTGTCCAAATAAAGAGATTCTAATTTCTTCCAAAGAGCCATAACAGTCTTCTCCTCACAAACTTACCTCAACACATTATCCGCAAGAGCCTAACAGAGCACTGCCAATACTTTCTTGTCAATCTTCTTCATTTCATCTCTTGAAGTGGTTGCTAAATCTGGATTGCCTTCTTCTAGAGTATTGTCTAAACCCTTGTCAACCAACACAGATTGTATTTTTACTTGCCATAACCGAAAATCACCATTGCCatctgaaagtgcctagagggggggtgaataggcttttctgaaatttaaaactaaaaacagcggattaaactgccggatactccggtgaagtccggatactccggtatggtccggagtatccggtctagtccggagactccggcctgacaggaaatttcagaataaatttgaactaaaggccacagctagattctaagagttgcactaggtcaagtagatattaccaagctagaataacaattaaaactagcaagattgatactatagcaatttaaatgacaaattaccaaatgcacgcgatcaagtaagtttcacaagtaagaacacgagaatatatcccggagttcggccacctcacaaagaagtgcctacgtctccgttgaggagctcacaaagagccgggtcttctccaaccctatcctcttctagcgaccacaaagatcaagctagaaattcttactcaatatgaagatgcttacaaacttcccgaggcacaccacaagttttgggtgctcttcgggcgactcctttccttctagaaacccaaagcttcaaaggagatgatcgcagtaaatgctcaATGAAGAACtaaatgctcaagtggcttgaactctctccaaaaccacactctcaaatttttgcaaatttggctctagagatgattggagaggctttgaatgctcttaaagtgctcaagagatctcaaggaaaccagtCACAGCCAAAAACtcaatgctatggagagagggggcatttatagcactctctcacagactagccgttactgtttttgtcagagcttaccggagtatccggtgtacaccggagtctccggtcctaaatccaaaacggcgtcagaacggtcaccgaacgtgtcagaactagccgttacagttctgtttaattgccggagtctccggtgaacaccggagtctccggtcctgacagattttccaaaaagattaagtccggagacaAGCCGGACTCTCCGGCaacttcaggtaccggagtatccggtgaacaccggagactccggtcttttcaaataaaaacaaaaagattaaaggctaaccgagagcctctgccggagtctacctcggagactccgactgccaCCAAAACatattaccggagtatccggtgaacaccggagactccggtcctttttttttattaaaaagattaaaagctaaccgagagcctctgccggagtctacctcggagactccgattGCTACcgaaacattttaccggagtatccggtaaacaccggagactccggtcttttctgTTAAAGAAGGACCAgaagccgagactctctgccggagactagcacggagactccggtcttgcgctgagtaccggagtatccggtgatcaccggagactccggactcagagaattttcagaaagagtttcgtgtccgtgagtgaatgtgtctctcaattagGTGATTCTAAAGgttctcttgagcattgagacactaatcaagcaaaataaaaacatccctctaggaaaaaatctatcctagactcaaattcaaaagtgaAAAGAATTTAAGACCTATTTAATAGCCTTCGATGaatcttcaattgtttcgacgggcgacAAACGTCACttgccttcacaactaatgctcatgcCTGTTCAATACTTACAAAGcacgttagttctttaatcgttttgtcattaataagccaaaacccacttagggggcctagatgcactttcaatctccccctttttggtgattgatgacaacccgattaaaggaTACATAAGGATACAAGAAAATGTTttaaattctagaagatatggtaagctccccctaaatgtatgCATTGTTCTAAGCAAAGTTAAGCAACAATGCATTTATTTTAGGAAGTGGAacacaagagctccccctatatcctagaatcaGTGGGAAGCAAAAGATTATGAAAAGACATAGAGCACACAAAACTAATGTAAGAGCAACaatcatcatactaacataaagGTCTTATGAAATTAAATAGTACAAGGGTTCATCACAAGCCAAACTCCAATTGTCCAACAGCGAaagagattttttaaaaaaaagaactaaggaaactaagataaaggataactatctctccccctttggcatcaagcaccaaaaagagagagaaggagcctactcgctgctaccatcttcctcatcatcgtctTCCACGTCTTCTCTTCCTTCGCTGCCGTCAGAGGAatcgtcttgagcttgttgttgagagctttcggctgctgcttgagcttcatcataccatgcccaagggttctcaacctcaaacggtgcactctccgcttcatctgactcaataggagagcaagggggttggagattcatggatgtgtacatttgtttctgacgatcctccattttctttaagcgagcaccttgattcttgatttcagtggcattgtgagtgcaaatcttgaaaattgctttgagagcactcttgatgaaggaagaccctcgaggaggagcacgtctcgaggcaaacggtcttgagctaggaggagcatgaggaggagatggagaaggagatggagcttGAATGTTCAACGGCCTCATTCTGTATGGTTCATGCTTGATCTCCTTGACAAAAGTCTTTTTGGATATcctttcaatgataaacatgagataaggggcatatccacaactttttataggtgacttggatgtaaaaacaatttcctcCCATAGAAAGTAAGCCACACTGAACGGAGCATGATCATTTGACATGGCTGCAAGGAGATTTCTGGAGATACTTTGAACTGTAGTTGCATCCCCACTCTTGGGTGCCAAGGTGAGCCGGAATAGGGAATTCAAGCAacgatagaaaggcctcatccctGTGAGTTTCCCAaactcaactcgtccatgatttagatacatgaacccaatttcttccagTGTCAGTTGATTTTCATTGTGAATCTGATCCCTGGAGGTATCTCTGACATCTAGATGGAAGTAGTGAGCGAAGCCTTTGAAACTGATCCTGTATctgactccctctgtcatccagtgcataatgggattttcacatccctcaaaccacactgtggcatagaattgggcaataacctcctcgcaccaatcatatctGAAAGCCATAACATCTTTCACCCTTTTGCTCTCACAGGCTGCAATCACTTCGTTGAACACTGGGTTGTTCTTCctggccatataatcccaatcaatccattgcatgggagtaataggcttcttcttggccaaaattaCCGTTTCATAAAAGTCTGCCTGAAAGTCATTCCAGAAACGATAAtcggcaacattcttctcaaaatcatatgggttgtttaacctttcactaacaacccttgatacattcttcatgtagtttactgtcctttttggagcatcaacaacagaagctGTCCTCCGAGGTCTGTGAAGCTTTAGGGGaccaatgacttcatcagctTGATCTTCTTCATTATCCTCGGATTCAGATGAGCTATCTTGTGCAGcacctttgcctctttcttcagtagAAGGCATCGTtcctcgacctcttcctgcAGTTACTCTGGCTTGCCCCTTTCCCCTTGCAGACTCTCTGCCTCGCATAGCATGAGATTTGGTTCGGCAGAGGGTCACAAGGTCCCTGTCACTACTTTCAGCAGCTATGCCTTCCTCGATGTGAATACCACCACTTGCGGCTATTTTGCGAACTCTTTCACCACTGGCATGGCCGCTTCCACTATCTTCTGATTGGGCAGGAGCACTTGATTTTTGAGAGAGGGgatcacttctttgtttcttcttcctctcaaaagTGCGACCCTTCTCAAAACGGTCTCCGGCCATTGCAAGAGCACCTAGAAGCAATGGAATGATCAAAGAATTTGAGGAATAAAAGATTGGACAGGAAAAGCTGAAACTGCAGGttgataccggagtatccggtgaacaccggatactccggtcggcCCCGGCAGAAAACCTAACCATCTAGGGTTTGGAGGATATGGCCGACTAGGGATGAAACAAGTTTGGGAATGGGTTCTAGAGGGTACTAGGAACTAttctaccaaaggaaaacaactctagacaagagcattgagagatcgggaagattGTTGAAAACGGTACCTTagagctcaaatcctccggggattTTTAAGAAAGAGAGATTTCCGGAGATTCCCGCCTTGAATCCAGGAGATAATCGTAGCAAGACTTGAAAATCCTTGAGTTCCTCtcaaaatcgccggagagaagGTCGTTTGGAGAGAGGACAAGATAATAGATGAAAAGAGGTAACTGTTCGGGCTGGGGAAGAATATAGAATTCTGGAgacaccggaaactccggtgtagaccggagactccggtcctgacacttttaccggagactccggtgaacaccggactgtCCGGTAACTGGAAACAGAACAAAATAACGCTGAgtctgtgaacagtgtcaggtccggatactccggtgaacaccggacattccgggaccTGGAGCTGTCACAGCAGGTTTTAGAGCTGAATAAAATTTTAGTGGAAGGAGAAAGGTTGGACAAGAGGATTAATTTgtcaaatgtgatcagccaaccaagcatcattacataactatgatcacaagttacaAATTTTGATCGGAAGATCAAAAAATCCAAAtagttttgagaaaaacactcaaaatgcagttttcgcaaactcttaactagaaaaactataaatctacaacaagcaagtgtatacaacagttcaagccacgttccgagaatctaggacatttaattcacttctcaactcacaaaacctttgctcatcaagtggtttagtgaggatatcggctaattgattttcggttctcacatggcgaatgtcaatatccccttttgttgcatgatctctcaagaaatgatgtctaatatctatgtgcttggttcttgagtgttgtacgggattgttggctattttgatggcactctcattatcacataaaagtggaattttgggagttttgtgtccatagtctcttagagtttgcttcatccataggagttgagcacaacatgctcccgcggcaacatattcggcttcggcagtggatagagctacggagttttgtttcttggatgaccatgatactagggacctacccaagaattggcaagtacccgaagtactcttcctatccaccttacaaccggcataatcggagtccgaatagccgatgaggtcaaaggatgacccttttggataccaaagcccaaggtatggagtatgaactaaatatcgaagaatcctcttaacggccatcaaatggcactctttgggagcggcttgaaatcttgcacacatgcacacactaagcataatatcgggcctagatgcacataaataAAGCAAGGATCCAAttatggagcgatataccttttgatccacacctttaccttctccattgaggtcaagatgtccattagcttgcatgggcgttttgattggtttggcattctccatgtcaaatttcttgagcatatctttgatgtacttggtttggcaaatgaaggttccttccttgagttgcttgatttgaaaaccgagaaagaacttcaattctcccatcatggacatctcaaaccttcttgtcatgatcctactaaaatcttcacaaaattgttgattagtagaaccaaatataatgtcatcgacatatatttgacaaacaaataaatcattatcaatattcttagtaaagagagtggagtcggctttgcctatttcaaagccctttttgacaagaaaatccctaaggcattcataccatg
This region includes:
- the LOC133909134 gene encoding uncharacterized protein LOC133909134, whose product is MAGDRFEKGRTFERKKKQRSDPLSQKSSAPAQSEDSGSGHASGERVRKIAASGGIHIEEGIAAESSDRDLVTLCRTKSHAMRGRESARGKGQARVTAGRGRGTMPSTEERGKGAAQDSSSESEDNEEDQADEVIGPLKLHRPRRTASVVDAPKRTVNYMKNVSRVVSERLNNPYDFEKNVADYRFWNDFQADFYETVILAKKKPITPMQWIDWDYMARKNNPVFNEVIAACESKRVKDVMAFRYDWCEEVIAQFYATVWFEGCENPIMHWMTEGVRYRISFKGFAHYFHLDVRDTSRDQIHNENQLTLEEIGFMYLNHGRVEFGKLTGMRPFYRCLNSLFRLTLAPKSGDATTVQSISRNLLAAMSNDHAPFSVAYFLWEEIVFTSKSPIKSCGYAPYLMFIIERISKKTFVKEIKHEPYRMRPLNIQAPSPSPSPPHAPPSSRPFASRRAPPRGSSFIKSALKAIFKICTHNATEIKNQGARLKKMEDRQKQMYTSMNLQPPCSPIESDEAESAPFEVENPWAWYDEAQAAAESSQQQAQDDSSDGSEGREDVEDDDEEDGSSE